A region of the Pseudarthrobacter phenanthrenivorans Sphe3 genome:
AACCGATTCCGTCACCTCGGGGGCCAGGGGAAGGGAGACGGAGAGGTTGAAGAGGTTGTGCTCGGAGCCGCCGGCCGGCGACGGAAACTTAATGCCCGTCTCGTCCTCGGGCGCGGCGATGCGGATGCTGGTGCCGCCGGCAGCCTTCTCCTCAACGAGCTTGGCTTTGCCCAACGTGCCTTCGGCAGATGACTTGAACAGAGTCTTCTCGGAGACACCGTCGGAGCTGACCGCGCTGGCGGTCAGCCGGTACTTCTTGGCTTCGTCGCTCAACACCGACTCGGCGGCCGGCCACTGGGCCGGCGCGGTGGCCCCGGCAGCCTGGTCCGCCGTCGCCGTGCCTGCCAGCCCGGCGTTGTAGCCGAGGTAGTCCATGGCGTCGAGGCGCGGGGACTCCAGGTTCTGGGTGACCCGGGAGACAAGGCTGATGGGAGCAGCCACGGAGGTTTCCGAGAGCTTCCGGATGGCGTCCAGCTGCTCGAAGCTGATCCCGCCGGTGCCGTTGGCGATCTCAGGCTGCATCAGCGCGCCCGAAGGCGCCTTCGCCTGCACCAGGACGTCATAGAGGCCCCGCGAATTCTCATCCACGGTTCGGCTGAGTGCAGCCTGCGACTGGTTTTGGACAAGGACCGACAAGCACATGGCTGCGATCAAAATGGCCGCGGTCAACAGCAGCACCCTGCTTCTGATGAACCTCTGGACGGCGTTCATGGAACTCCCTGAAACCTGGATTGCGTGCGCACACTCGAGTCCGCCCGGGGCGGACATGGACGGTCACGGACGGATTGTGCAAAAAGTATTGGCCGGCCTGCCGGCCTTGGTCCTGAACCAGGACCAAGCCATTGTAAGCAGACCGGCCAATCATACGTGGCCGTGCCGGGACTCGCCGAGGGGAGTCCCGCGGCACGGCGTTTCCCCCGGAGCGGGGTTAGTCCTCGAGGTCCACTTCGCGGACCATATCAGCCCCGATGCCCGCCTTGATGGCGTCCAGGACCTGCTGCGGAACGGCGCTGTCGATGGTGAGCAGGGCAAGCACCTGGCCGCCCTCGTCGGAGCGCGCCACCTGCATTCCGGCGATGTTGATGTTGTTCATGCCCAGGATGTGGCCGATGGTTCCGATGACGCCCGGACGGTCGGTGTAGCCCACCACCACCAGGTGTTCGCTGATGGGAATTTCCACCTCGAAGCCGTTGATGCCCACCAGCTTCTGGATCTGCTTGGGACCGGTCAGGGTACCCGCCACGGAGATCTGGCTGCCGTCGCTGAGGGCGCCGCGCAGGGTCAGGACGTTCCGGTAGGACTCGGTCTCGGGGGTGGTGATCAGGCGGACGTTGATGCCGCGCTGCTCTGCGATCACCGGGGCGTTGACGTAGGAGACCTGCTCGGTCACTACGTCGGCGAAGATGCCCTTGAGGGCAGCCAGTTCCAGGACCTTGACGTCCAGCGAGGAGATCTCGCCAGCCACCTCAACGTCGAACTGGGTCAGCGAATCGTGGGTGAGGGCCGTGAAGATCCGGCCCAGCTTCTCGACCAGCGGGATGCCCGGGCGGACGTCGGGAGCGATGACGCCGCCGGCGACGTTCACGGCATCGGGCACGAGCTCGCCGGCCAGTGCCAGGCGGACCGACTTCGCCACCGAAACGCCGGCCTTTTCCTGTGCCTCGTCGGTGGACGCACCGAGGTGGGGTGTCACCACAACGTTGTCCAGCTTGAAGAACGGCAGGTCCGTGCTGGGCTCCTTGGCGAAGACGTCCACGCCGGCACCGGCGATTTCACCGTCCTGCAGTGCGGTGAAGAGGGCTTCCTCGTCGACCAGCCCGCCACGTGCAACGTTGACCACGTATGCGGTGTTCTTCATCTTCTTGAAGGCGTCAGCCCCCAGCATGCCCACCGTTTCCGGAGTTTTGGGCATGTGGATGGTGATGAAGTCCGCCTGGGCCAGGAGCTCGTCCAGGGTCACCAGCTGCACGCCCAGCTGCGCGGCCCGGGCGGAGGTGATGTAGGGATCGTAGGCCAGGATCTTGGTGTCAAAGCCCTTGAGCCGCGCGGCCACCAGGGCGCCGATGCGGCCAAGGCCGATGATGCCGATCTTTTTCTCGAACAGCTCGATGCCCGTGTACTTTGAGCGCTTCCACTCGCCGTCCTTCAGGGCTGCGCTGGCCTGGGGGATGTGACGGGCCAGGCTGAGGATGTGTCCCACGGTGAGCTCGGCTGCCGAAACGATGTTGGACGTGGGAGCGTTGACCACCATGACGCCGGCCTGGGTGGCGGCCTTGATGTCCACGTTGTCCAGGCCCACGCCTGCCCGCGCGATGACCTTCAGGTTCTTCGCGGCCGCGATGGCCTCTGCGTCGACCTGCGTGGCCGAGCGGACCAGGATGGCGTCAACGTCGCCGATGGCGGACAGCAGCTGGGAGCGATCGGCACCGTCAGTCTGGCGGATCTCGAAGTCCGGGCCCAAGGCCTCAATGGTGGCGGGGGAAAGTTCTTCGGCTAGCAGTACTACGGGTTTTGACACGGCTGATCCTCTGCGTTGCAGTCCTGGGGATGAAATCAAGTCTAGGCCGACGGAAAGGCCGGGCTCACATTGTTAAGTGTGAACCCGGCCTCACCGTTGCGGTCCGGTGGTGGTTGCCAGCAGCCGCTTAGCGGGCTGCGGACCCTTCCACGTAGTCCACATCCTGCTGCTGCCAGGAAAACAGGGAGCGCAGCTCGCGGCCAACAGCCTCGATGGGGTGCTGCTCTGCCTTGGCGCGCAGTTCCTTGAACTCCACGCCGCCGTTGTCCTGGTCCTCGATGAAGCGCTTGGCGAAAGCGCCGGACTGGATGTCGGCCAGGACGGCCTTCATGTTTTCCTTCACCTCGGGGGTGATGACGCGCGGACCGGAGACGTAGTCGCCGTACTCGGCGGTGTCGGAAACGCTCCAGCGCTGCTTGGCGATGCCGCCTTCCCACATGAGGTCAACAATGAGCTTGAGCTCGTGGAGGACCTCGAAGTAGGCGATCTGCGGCTGGTAGCCGGCTTCGGTCAGGGTTTCGAAGCCGTACTGGACCAGCTGGGACACGCCGCCGCAGAGGACAGCCTGCTCGCCGAAGAGGTCGGTTTCGGTCTCTTCGGTGAAGGTGGTCTTGATGACGCCGGCGCGGGTGCCGCCGATGGCCTTCGCGTAGGACTTCGCCAGGTCCCAGGCGGAACCGGTGGCATCCTGCTCGACCGCGATGATGTCCGGGATGCCGCGGCCGGCTTCGAATTCGCGGCGCACGGTGTGGCCGGGAGCCTTCGGCGCGACGAGGATGACGTCAACGCCCTCCGGCGCCTGGATGTAGCCGAAGCGGATGTTGAAGCCGTGGGCGAATGCGAGGGCCTTGCCCGGCTTCAGGTTGTCCTTGATGGACTCGTTGTAGATCGAGCGCTGGTGCTGGTCCGGCGCCAGGATCATGATGACGTCAGCCCATTCGGCGGCGTCGGCAACGTTCTTGACGGTGAAGCCTGCATCCTGCGCCTTGGGGGCCGACTTGGAGCCTTCCTTGAGGGCAATAACAACCTCGACGCCGGAATCGCGCAGGTTGAGCGCGTGGGCGTGGCCCTGGGAGCCGTAGCCAACAATGGCTACCTTGCGGCCCTGGATGATCGACAGGTCTGCGTCGTCGTCGTAGAACATTTCAGTCACTTGCGTAACTCCTCTTGAGTGGTTTCTAGATAGGTGTTGTGTGTGGTGCGGTTAGGGGCGGAGGTCCGGGCAGGCTTACCGCCTAGGCCGAACGCAGCGCCCGGTCACTCATGGAGCGGGATCCCCGTCCAACGGCCAGGGTGCCGGACTGCACGATTTCGCGGATGCCGAAGGGCTCCAGCACTGAGAGCAGCGCTGCGAGCTTCTCCGGGGTACCGGTTGCCTCTATCACCAACGAGTCTGTGGACACGTCGACGACGGCGGCACGGAACAGGTCTGCGGCCTGGGTAACCTGCAGGCGTGTTGCGGCATCCGCACGTACCTTGACCAGGATGTGGTCTCTTTGTACGGAAGATTCGGGGGTCAGCTCAACGATCTTGATGACGTTGATCAGTTTGTTGAGCTGCTTGGTGACCTGTTCGATGAGGTCGCCGTCGGCGTCGACAACCACCGTCATCCGGGAGATGCCCGGAACTTCGGTGGGGCCAACGGCCAGGGAGTTGATGTTGAAGGCGCGGCGGGCGAAGAGGCTGGCAACCCGGGTCAGGACGCCGGGCTTGTCTTCAACCAGCACGGAGAGTGTGTGGCGGCTCATGTCAGTCCTCTTCTTCCCATTCCGGGGTCATGTTGCGGGCAACCTGGATCTGGTCGTTGCTCACGCCGGCGGGCACCATCGGCCACACCATGGAGTTGGGGCTCACCACGAAGTCGATGACCACCGGCCGGTCGTTGATCTCGAGAGCCTTCTGGATCGTGGCGTCGATGTCCTCGTCCCGTTCGCAGCGGAACGAGGCGCAGCCATAGGCCTCCCCCAGCTTCACGAAGTCCGGGATCCGGACTGTGTCATGGCCGGTGTTGAGGTCGGTGTTGGAGTAGCGGCCTTCGTAGAAGAGGGTCTGCCACTGCCGCACCATGCCCAGCGAAGAGTTGTTGATGACGGCAACCTTGATGGGGATGTTGTTGATGGCGCAGGTGGCCAGTTCCTGGTTGGTCATCTGGAAGCAGCCGTCGCCGTCGATAGCCCAGACCACGCGGTCCGGCTCCCCCACCTTGGCGCCCATGGCCGCAGGTACGGCGTAGCCCATGGTGCCGGCGCCACCGGAGTTCAGCCAGGCGTGCGGGCGCTCGTACTTGATGAACTGGGCAGCCCACATCTGGTGCTGTCCAACGCCGGCAACATAGACACCCTCGGGGCCGGTCAGGGCACCAATGCGTTCGATGACTTTCTGCGGTGCGGTGAGCCCGTCCTCAGGTTCGGTCCAGCCCAGCGGGTAGGTTTCCTTGAGGTTGTTCAGGAAGGCCCACCACGTGGTGAGGTCCGGAACCCCGGAGGCGTCGAACTGGGTCCGGACGGCTTCGGTGAGCTCGGGGATGATCTCCTTGACGGATCCCACGATGGGCACATCGGCGGTCCGGTTCTTGGAGATCTCGGCGGGGTCGATGTCAGCGTGGATAACCTTGGCCATCGGGGCGAAGGTCTTGAGCACGCCGGTGACACGGTCATCAAAACGGGCACCAAGGGTGATCAGGAGGTCTGCCTGCTGCAACGCAGTGACGGCGGAAACGCTGCCGTGCATGCCGGGCATTCCAACATGCTGCGGGTGTGAGTCCGGGAAAACGCCCTTGGCCATCAGGGTGGTCACCACGGGGGCGCCGGTGGCCTCGGCCAGGGCCAGCAGTTCGGCACTGGCATGGGCCTTGACCACACCGCCGCCAACGTACAGCACAGGCTTGCTGGACGCCGCGATCAGCTTGGCGGCCTCCCGGACCTGCTTGTTGTGGCCCCGGGTGACGGGCCGGTAGCCGGGCAAGTCCACCTTGGGCGGCCAAGAGAAGGTCATCTGGCCCACCTGGGCGTCCTTGGCAACGTCCACCAGGACGGGACCGGGACGGCCGGTGGAGGCGAGGTGGAATGCTTCCGCCATGACGTGCGGGATGTCATTGGGGTCGGTGACCAGGAACGAGTGCTTGGTGATGGGCATGGTGATGCCCACGATGTCGGCTTCCTGGAAGGCATCGGTGCCAATGACACCGCTGGACACCTGTCCGGTGATGGCAACCAGCGGCACGGAGTCCATGTGGGCATCCATGATCGCGGTGACGAGGTTGGTGGCGCCGGGGCCCGAGGTGGCGATGCACACGCCCACCCGCCCGGTCACCATGGCGTAGCCTTGCGCGGCGTGGCCGGCTCCCTGTTCGTGACGGACCAGCACGTGATTCATGCTGGAAGCCATCAAGGGGTCATAGGTGGGCAGGATTGCGCCACCGGGCAAACCGAAAATATCGTCGACGCCGAGTTCTTCGAGCGAGCGGACAATAGCTTGCGAGCCGGTCATCACCGTTGGGGGTACAACGTTGTTCGGCCCAAGGACAGGAGAGACGGCGGCAAGGTCGGCGACGACGACGGCGTGGTCGGCCGTCCGGTCGGCGCGGTCCGGAGCCTTGGGGGCTCCAGCGGACTTCGTAGCCATCAGCGAGGGGCTGATCGGCGATCCTTTGCTCATCGGAACTCTTCCTTGTGGATCATCTGTGGTTCATGGAAACTGCGGGAAATAAAAAAACCCCTCAGCCTGAGCGGCTCTTCGAGGGGTTTGCGCGTGACGGTACGTTACCAGTGGAGGCTAATGGGCCACGCGCTTGGTAAGGACGACGACGATGCCGGTAACGAAAGTCATGCGTTCAGTTTTCCCTCTGGCGAGATACGTGTCAACGAGCCGACCCGCGATCTCACCATGTGGACCTCATCGTCCACGGAATGACCCTACCCCAACCTTCCGGCGCAAGCGCCGTCAGGCTGGGGCCCCTCGGGTCAACCCTTATTAAGCCCTGCCGCCTAAGGCGGGCATGTCCCGGGAGGAGTCCCGGGCAACTCGTATCAGCCGCAGTAGGCGCCGGTGCTGGCGCTGTGCACGAGCTTGGCGTACTTGGCCAGGACGCCCTTGGTGTAGCGTGCCGGGAGCGGCTCCCAGCCCACTCTGCGGGCTTCGAGTTCTGCTTCGTCAACCAGCAGGTCGAAGCTGCGGGCTGCGATGTCCACGCGGATCCTGTCGCCATCCCTGACAAAGGCGATGGGGCCGCCGTCGACCGCTTCCGGCGCCACGTGGCCAATGCACAGGCCCGTGGTGCCGCCGGAGAAACGGCCGTCAGTGAGGAGCAGGACATCCTTGCCCAGGCCTGCACCCTTAATGGCGCCCGTGATGGCGAGCATTTCGCGCATGCCCGGGCCCCCCTTGGGGCCTTCGTAGCGGATCACCACCACGTCGCCGGCGTGGATCTGGCCGTTGTCCAGTGCGTCCAGGGCTCCCTGTTCGCGTTCGAAGACGCGGGCGGTGCCTTCGAAGACGTCGGCGTCAAAGCCTGCGCTCTTCACCACTGCCCCCTCGGGTGCCATGGTGCCGTGCAGGATGGTGATGCCGCCGGTCTTGTGGATCGGGTTGTCCAGCGCGCGCAGGATCTTGCCGTCAAGATCCGGCGGGTTAATGGCCTCGAGGTTTTCCGCAACCGTCTTGCCCGTAACGGTGAGGCAGTCGCCGTGCAGCAGTCCGGCGTCGAGCAGTGCGCGCATGATGACCGGCACGCCGCCGATCTTGTCGACGTCGGTCATGACATAGCGGCCGAAGGGCTTGAGGTCGCCCAGGTGCGGGATCTTGTCGCCGATCCGGTTGAAGTCGTCCAGGGTCAGCTCGACTTCAGCCTCGCGGGCGATGGCCAGCAGGTGCAGGACCGCGTTGGTGGAGCCGCCGAAGGCCATGGTGACGGCGATGGCGTTCTCGAAGGCCTTCTTGGTCATGATGTGGCGGGCGGTGATGCCCTGGCGCAGCAGGTTGACCACCGCTTCGCCTGACTTGCGGGCAAATTCATCACGACGGCGGTCTGCCGAGGGCGGGGCGGCGGAGCCCGGCAGGGACATGCCGAGGGCTTCACCGATGCAGGCCATGGTGTTGGCTGTGTACATGCCGCCGCAGGCGCCTTCGCCGGGGCAGATGGCCTTTTCGATGCGGGTGAGGTCCTCCATGCTCATCTTGCCGGCAGCGCAGGCGCCGACGGCTTCGAAGGCATCAATGAGGGTGACTTCCTTCTCGGAGCCGTCCTCGAGCTTGACCCAGCCGGGCATGATGGACCCCGCGTAAAGGAAGACGCTGGAGAGGTCCAGGCGGGCGGCCGCCATGAGCATGCCCGGGAGGGACTTGTCGCAGCCGGCCAGCAGGACGGAGCCGTCGATCCGCTCGGCCTGCATCACGGTTTCCACGGAGTCGGCAATAACCTCGCGGGACACCAGGGAGAAGTGCATGCCTTCATGGCCCATGGAGATACCGTCCGAGACGGAAATGGTGCCGAACTGCATCGGGAACCCGCCGCCGGCGTGGACGCCTTCCTTGGCGCCCTGGGCAAGCCGGTTCAGGGAGAGGTTGCAGGGAGTGATCTCGTTCCACGAACTCGCGACGCCGACCTGGGGCTTTGCGAAGTCATCATCGCCCATGCCTACGGCCCGGAACATGCCACGAGCCGGTGCTGCGTGGATTCCGTCGGTCACCACCCGGCTGCGGGGCTTGATATCAGGCTTGTTGTCCGTTGCGGTTTGGGCGTCACTCATAGGGGAAAGTCTAGGGCTCCGGCGAACTGCCCGGCGACAGATCAGAAGCGATCGGGGGCGAAACCCGGAAATTCCTGCCAGAATGCGGACTTGCATCTCAAATAATGAGACGGCTGGGGCGGCTGCCCCTCACGCGGCACGACGCAGGGGGTGTCCCGTCCTGGCATCTCCCGTTCCACCTGCAACGGCGTCCATCCCGGGTGCAGCCTAGACAGCCGTGGCCACCGGACGTAGCGTCAGGGAAAGCACACCTTGCCGGCCGGACTGAAGGGCTTGAGATGGATTTTGTTTTCTGGATCATTCTGATTGTTGTTCTTGGTGCTGTTGCCTGGTGGCTGGTAAAGCGAAACGGCTCATCGAAGGCATCCGGGACATCTGGCGGCAGTTCCACGCCTGAGGGCGCAAGGGCGGACGGGGCGCTTTCGGGCGGCAGTGCGGCGGCCTCGGCCGAGGCCGCCGGAACCACCGGCATCGCCAGCGCAGCAGGGTTTGGACGGGCGGCGGAACCTGCAGCCCCCACCACCGCCGATGAACCGGCGGAAAGCTCCGCTGCTTCCAGCCAGGACGAGCGGCGGCGCCAGGACCAGGCCGAGTGGGAAACCCAATGGTCGGAAACCCCCGGCTCTTCCGCTGTTTCAGGTGCTGGCGCCCACGGCCGGGCCGGCCAGGAGAGCCTGCAACCGGAAGGCCACCGCGCGGGAACCGCCGCGCCGTCTTCTGCAGCTCCAGCCGCAGCGGCATCGGACTCCCCGCCCGCGGAAGCGGCGCCTGCCCCGGCAGCACCGGCCGCCGCAGTGTCACAGCCGGTCCACCATCCCGAATACACTGCGCCACACGCTCCTACCCTGCCCGGCGCAGAGACAGCTGCCCTTGAGGATGCGGAGGACGATGCTGCTGCGGGCAATGCCGACATGCCTGCAGCAGCCGGTTCCACTACCGAAGCAAAGGTGGATGAAGGCGGGCGGTCTAACGCGGGGGCCGGGACCGGGGCTATGCCGGCGAGTGCCGCCGCGACAGAGACGGCGGAACGCACCCAGTCCTCCGCGCTGGTGGAAACCGGAGCTGACCACGTCCAGGAGCCGGGGACTGTGTCCGCAGCCGAACCGTCAGGACACCTGGCGGCGGAAGAGCCCTACGGTGCGGGTTCGGCTGCCGCTGGAGCTGATGGCAGCGGGCCTGCGGATTACTCAGTGAAAGGCGACGCCGGGGCCATGGTCTATTACGAGGAGGGACACCCCGACTATGAGCAGACCAGGGCTGACGTCTGGTTCGAATCAGCAGCGCATGCTGAGGCAGCGGGCTTCCGCGCCCCGCGGCGCAAGCGGCTCTAGAACAGGGCGCGCAAGCCCCCGTCGAGCCGGGCCCACCTTCACGGCCGCCTGCCTTGTCCTGCTTCTGGCCGCGTGCACGGGGGACCAGGGCGGCACACCTACCGGAAGTACCAGCCTCCCGCAGACCCAGGACGCCTCGGTGCCGGATACGGTGACGCGCCTGGACCTGGAGCTCGATATTCCCTGGTCCGCCGTGTTCCTCCCCGACGGCACGGCTGTCATCTCAGAACGCGAGACGGGCCTGCTCAAGGCAGTACCCGCGGACGTGGCCAGGGAACCCGGCACCGCCGGCGCGGGCGCCGTGGAACTGGGTGAGGTGCCGGGCGTTGTCCCGGCCGGGGAGGGCGGGCTCCTGGGGCTGGCCCTCTCCCCCACCTTCGCCAACGACAGGTACCTGTATGTGTACCTGACGGCGCAGGAGGACAACCGTATCGCGCGGCTGAAGCTGGAAGACTCCGGCGGGGGCAACCTGTCCCTCGGCGAGCCCGACGTCATTTTCACTGGAATTCCAAAAGCGAACACGCACAATGGCGGCAGGATCCGTTTCGGACCGGACGGATTCCTCTATGTGGGGACCGGTGACTCGCAGCGCAGGAACCAGCCCCAGGACCCCGGGGCGCTGGGCGGCAAGATCCTCCGTCTCACCGCCGACGGCAGGCCCGCTCCCGGCAATCCATTTGGCAACGCGGTCTACAGCCTGGGCCACCGGAACGTGCAGGGACTGGCATGGGACAGCGGGGGCAGGATGTGGGCCAGCGAGTTCGGTCCCGACGTTGATGATGAATTGAACCTCATCGTGCCAGGGGGCAATTACGGCTGGCCTGCCGTGACAGGTGCTCCAGGCAGACCGGAGTTCCTCGACGCGAAAGTTGTCTGGCCCTCCACCAGCGAATCCTCGCCCAGCGGCCTGGAAATCGTTGGCCCCACCGCCTACGTGGGAGCACTCCGGGGACAGCGGCTATGGACAGTTCCACTGGAAGGCGAAGAAGCCGGCACACCTGTGGCGCACTTCACACGCGAGTTCGGCAGGATCCGCGACGTCATCCGGACCCCTCAAGGAGGTTTTTGGCTCCTCACCAACAACGAAAACCCTGATTTCGTGCTGGTTTTGCCGCCGCCGGACTAGTCCGTGCCCTGCACCCTGCGCCGATTTCACATGGGCACGAAGTTCGTGTAGAGTTTCATGTCGTTGCGGAGGTCAACGGGGAAAGAAAAGCCCGGATGACCACAGCAAACAGATGCACCTCTAGCTCAATTGGCAGAGCAATTGACTCTTAATCAATGGGTTCCGGGTTCAAGTCCCGGGGGGTGCACCACAGGGAAAACAGCCCCTGGCTCGCGGAAACGCCAGCCAGGGGCTGTTTTGTTGTGTGGCGTCACGGCCGCCAGGAAAACCACAAAAAAGCGTGGCCACTGCCTGCGAAGGCAGTGGCCACGCCAGCGGCCGCCGCAGGACGGCTGCCACAGGAACAGAAACTAATTAAGGGGTGTTCTCCACCAGCGCAGCGGTGGAAGGAGCAGTGGCGAACTGGCTGGCCAGCTCCCGCACTACCGCCTGGAGTTCCTGCCGGAGCAGATCCGGGTCAATCGACGCTGAAGCCAGCACCGACCGCTCCATCTCAACTGCTGCGGCTACAGCCTCCTTGCCGCGTTCCGTCAGGGACACCACGTGGCTGCGCCGGTCGGAAGTGCTGCGGACCCGGACAATATGGCCGTGCGCCTCCAGCCTGCTGAGGGTTTTGCCCATGGTCTGGGCCTGGACACGTACGTATTGGGCAAGCTGGGCCTGCGTCATGGGGCCTTGCGCATCGAGAACTTCAATGGCAATGACGCCGGCGTGGGTGAGTCCAATCGCGCCGAGCTTTTCATTCCAGGAATGTTCAACGAGGCGCGCAGCAGTGGACAAGAGGCGCCCCGTGGGCCAGTGATCCATATCAGGCATAGCAGCCAGTATAGCCAAACGGCGATTAGCACCTGTTCCCCGCTGTTACTAGGCTGTTGTGTCCCGCCTGCAACAAGGAGAAAAACAATGGCTGACAGACTCGTGACCGGAGACGACGCGCCCGGTTTTACCCTGAAGGACTCGTCCGGCAATGACGTCAGTCTGGCCTCCCACCGGGGCCGCCACACCATCGTCTACTTCTATCCGGCAGCAGCAACGCCGGGATGCACCAAGGAAGCCTGCGACTTCCGCGACAGCCTGGCTTCCCTCCAGTCGGCAGGCTACGACGTCCTGGGCATCTCACCGGACCCCGTGGACAAGCTGGCGAAGTTTGCGGCCAAGGAAGAGCTGACGTTCCCCCTGCTCTCGGACGAGGACCATGCAGTGGCTGAGGCGTATGGCGCCTGGGGAGAAAAGAAAAACTACGGCAAGACCTACGAGGGACTGATCCGGTCCACCATCGTGGTGGACCCGAACGGAAAGGTGGCGCTGGCCCAGTACAACGTCCGCGCCACCGGCCACGTCGCCAAACTGCGGCGGGACCTGGCCCTGGACGCCTGACCAGCGGCCGCCGGGCCCGGAACCTGCCTCCGCAACGCTACAATGGACACTGGCTTCCGCCGTCGTACCCCCTGAGGGGAAGCGAAGGCAGGAAGCCCCGCGCGAGTGGTGAAATTGGCAGACACGCAGGATTTAGGTTCCTGTGCCTTCGGGCGTGGGGGTTCAAGTCCCCCCTTGCGCACTATCTGATCCCCCGGCATGGCCGGGGGATCAGTGCATTTAAGCGGCCACTCCAGCTGTCCGGCGCACCAGTTTTGCAGGGCTGCCGAAAAACTCCAGGGAAATTACCCATCCACCACCTGCACCCGGCCGAATACCCAGTGAGACACCAGCCAAGGGCAGGTGCCCACCAGCAAGGTTCGAACGACGCCGTGAGACAGCACGTCCGTGGCGGCAAAAGCCATCATCCCAAGGAGAACTGAAATGCAGACCACCAAGCGCACAACTTTCACCGTCGCAGGCGTTGCAGCAGCAGCTCTGTTCAGCCTGACCGCCTGTGGCGGCTCAGCCTCCACGTCCAGCTCCTCCGCCCCAGCCGACTCGCCGTCGGCAATGGCATCCAGCATGGCCCCCTCCCCCTCGGCCAGCTCCTCGGCTGCCGCCATGGATCCCGCCGCCAACCTGGTCGGCCCCGGCTGCGCCGCCTACGCTGAGCAGGTCCCAAGCGGTGCCGGGTCTGTTGAGGGCATGGCACTGGATCCGGTCGCCGTGGCAGCCTCCAACAACCCGATCCTGACCACCCTGACTTCTGCCGTTTCCGGGAAGTTGAACCCCAAGGTGGACCTGGTGGACACCCTCAATGGCGATGAATTCACCGTCTTCGCGCCGGTGGATGAGGCATTCGCCAAGATCGATGCGGCCACCATCGAAACCCTGAAGACCGATGACGCCCTCCTGAGCAAGATCCTCACCTACCACGTGGTGCCGGGCCAGATCACACCCGACATGATCGCCGGCACCCACGCCACGGTCCAGGGCGGATCGGTCACCGTCACGGGCAGCGGCGATGAGCTGAAGGTGGACGACGCGAACGTCATCTGCGGCGGTGTCCAGACCAAGAACGCCACCGTCTACCTGATCGACTCAGTACTAATGCCCAAGTAGGCTCCGGCCCCGCGGCCTGAACGTCCACCCGGCAGCGCCGGGGCCGGGCTCCGAAAGGACCGGCCCC
Encoded here:
- the serA gene encoding phosphoglycerate dehydrogenase, encoding MSKPVVLLAEELSPATIEALGPDFEIRQTDGADRSQLLSAIGDVDAILVRSATQVDAEAIAAAKNLKVIARAGVGLDNVDIKAATQAGVMVVNAPTSNIVSAAELTVGHILSLARHIPQASAALKDGEWKRSKYTGIELFEKKIGIIGLGRIGALVAARLKGFDTKILAYDPYITSARAAQLGVQLVTLDELLAQADFITIHMPKTPETVGMLGADAFKKMKNTAYVVNVARGGLVDEEALFTALQDGEIAGAGVDVFAKEPSTDLPFFKLDNVVVTPHLGASTDEAQEKAGVSVAKSVRLALAGELVPDAVNVAGGVIAPDVRPGIPLVEKLGRIFTALTHDSLTQFDVEVAGEISSLDVKVLELAALKGIFADVVTEQVSYVNAPVIAEQRGINVRLITTPETESYRNVLTLRGALSDGSQISVAGTLTGPKQIQKLVGINGFEVEIPISEHLVVVGYTDRPGVIGTIGHILGMNNINIAGMQVARSDEGGQVLALLTIDSAVPQQVLDAIKAGIGADMVREVDLED
- the ilvN gene encoding acetolactate synthase small subunit; this translates as MSRHTLSVLVEDKPGVLTRVASLFARRAFNINSLAVGPTEVPGISRMTVVVDADGDLIEQVTKQLNKLINVIKIVELTPESSVQRDHILVKVRADAATRLQVTQAADLFRAAVVDVSTDSLVIEATGTPEKLAALLSVLEPFGIREIVQSGTLAVGRGSRSMSDRALRSA
- a CDS encoding acetolactate synthase large subunit is translated as MSKGSPISPSLMATKSAGAPKAPDRADRTADHAVVVADLAAVSPVLGPNNVVPPTVMTGSQAIVRSLEELGVDDIFGLPGGAILPTYDPLMASSMNHVLVRHEQGAGHAAQGYAMVTGRVGVCIATSGPGATNLVTAIMDAHMDSVPLVAITGQVSSGVIGTDAFQEADIVGITMPITKHSFLVTDPNDIPHVMAEAFHLASTGRPGPVLVDVAKDAQVGQMTFSWPPKVDLPGYRPVTRGHNKQVREAAKLIAASSKPVLYVGGGVVKAHASAELLALAEATGAPVVTTLMAKGVFPDSHPQHVGMPGMHGSVSAVTALQQADLLITLGARFDDRVTGVLKTFAPMAKVIHADIDPAEISKNRTADVPIVGSVKEIIPELTEAVRTQFDASGVPDLTTWWAFLNNLKETYPLGWTEPEDGLTAPQKVIERIGALTGPEGVYVAGVGQHQMWAAQFIKYERPHAWLNSGGAGTMGYAVPAAMGAKVGEPDRVVWAIDGDGCFQMTNQELATCAINNIPIKVAVINNSSLGMVRQWQTLFYEGRYSNTDLNTGHDTVRIPDFVKLGEAYGCASFRCERDEDIDATIQKALEINDRPVVIDFVVSPNSMVWPMVPAGVSNDQIQVARNMTPEWEEED
- the ilvD gene encoding dihydroxy-acid dehydratase — protein: MSDAQTATDNKPDIKPRSRVVTDGIHAAPARGMFRAVGMGDDDFAKPQVGVASSWNEITPCNLSLNRLAQGAKEGVHAGGGFPMQFGTISVSDGISMGHEGMHFSLVSREVIADSVETVMQAERIDGSVLLAGCDKSLPGMLMAAARLDLSSVFLYAGSIMPGWVKLEDGSEKEVTLIDAFEAVGACAAGKMSMEDLTRIEKAICPGEGACGGMYTANTMACIGEALGMSLPGSAAPPSADRRRDEFARKSGEAVVNLLRQGITARHIMTKKAFENAIAVTMAFGGSTNAVLHLLAIAREAEVELTLDDFNRIGDKIPHLGDLKPFGRYVMTDVDKIGGVPVIMRALLDAGLLHGDCLTVTGKTVAENLEAINPPDLDGKILRALDNPIHKTGGITILHGTMAPEGAVVKSAGFDADVFEGTARVFEREQGALDALDNGQIHAGDVVVIRYEGPKGGPGMREMLAITGAIKGAGLGKDVLLLTDGRFSGGTTGLCIGHVAPEAVDGGPIAFVRDGDRIRVDIAARSFDLLVDEAELEARRVGWEPLPARYTKGVLAKYAKLVHSASTGAYCG
- a CDS encoding sunset domain-containing protein, whose product is MDFVFWIILIVVLGAVAWWLVKRNGSSKASGTSGGSSTPEGARADGALSGGSAAASAEAAGTTGIASAAGFGRAAEPAAPTTADEPAESSAASSQDERRRQDQAEWETQWSETPGSSAVSGAGAHGRAGQESLQPEGHRAGTAAPSSAAPAAAASDSPPAEAAPAPAAPAAAVSQPVHHPEYTAPHAPTLPGAETAALEDAEDDAAAGNADMPAAAGSTTEAKVDEGGRSNAGAGTGAMPASAAATETAERTQSSALVETGADHVQEPGTVSAAEPSGHLAAEEPYGAGSAAAGADGSGPADYSVKGDAGAMVYYEEGHPDYEQTRADVWFESAAHAEAAGFRAPRRKRL